A window of Pseudomonas mucidolens contains these coding sequences:
- a CDS encoding CcoQ/FixQ family Cbb3-type cytochrome c oxidase assembly chaperone, with amino-acid sequence MDIGMIRGLGTVVVMVAFIGLALWVFSPKRKSEFEDATLLPFADDPEAIKHVEQASRSNKE; translated from the coding sequence ATGGATATCGGGATGATTCGAGGCCTGGGCACCGTTGTCGTGATGGTGGCCTTTATCGGTCTGGCGTTGTGGGTATTCAGCCCCAAGCGCAAGTCAGAGTTTGAAGACGCGACCTTGCTGCCTTTCGCGGATGATCCCGAAGCCATCAAGCACGTCGAGCAAGCTTCTAGGAGTAACAAAGAATGA
- a CDS encoding RHS repeat-associated core domain-containing protein, whose translation MSDALWAARMGDALNHTSMMADILGGVLEVAANIAITALATAAVVAATGITVATGGLGCFLLGAVVGTVVGIAMSKTGADEGLSDMCEGIGNALFPPTVQANILTGSKDTFTNNIASARAAGAVMSHVAPAGTELEMLEPEEQPEPSYLDMAGNFFSQMWRPTVATPAPGTETRPEDLVICTKHPPMPPQFMAEGSDKVTINGQPAVRSGDRSTCDATVVSAGLISSNVTIGGGSVVVREIRSGKTPGVGLAVTALLMLKGGKGKFFSKLPCMLAGGAASMAVSSAMGAAANAAMGSSNPVHAATGAKVLGRDEELDFVLPGVLPIDWQRFYNSRDERSGSLLGAGWSVPYEVCVESRPHPEGGETLVYTDEQARLIDMGAIPLGGAVFSPGEGLAVRRHLNGQMLIESDDGLYRLFEPTPANPSRLRLSQLGDRNDNRIFLDYDAAGRLIRLRDTFDQVHVELIREGEHLSRLERLYPDQQREVLVSYAYDATHNLSEVRDASGQVQRRFSYDAGQRMVEHQLPTGLRCFYEWGLIDELEWRVVRHWTDEGDAYQFDYDLKAGLTRITDGLQRVSTRQWNSQHQITRYSDNLGQTWLFEWNDERQMLSATDPQGGRYAYSYDEAGNLIGETDPLGRSDSTLWLEHWALPLVDTDAAGHSWKYRYDQRGNCTAETDPLGHVTRYRYDAHGQVVEIIDASGKSKKLRWNPFGQLVEHIDCSGYPTRFSYDQRGYLQTITDALGERTQFSYDAQGRLLSSQLPDGRTEHYQRDIAGQLTGYTDPAGHTTLYQHNRRGQVRQRTDAHGRQVQFGYDSYGRLQTLTNENGERYRFAWDAGDRLTEQQDLDGSAKRYAYDLLDNVAALTALPAPYGTGLAVIPEAPPAPIVHRLERDAVGRLIAKVTDDGRTEYTYDALDQLTAVTFTDLHGTAQTLGFAYDPLGQLLSEHSATGSLQHHYDELGNLIQSQLPDGRWLNRLYYGSGHLHQINLDGQVISDFERDRLHREVLRTQGQISTRSEYDRTGRLRARQRRHSSQPALMPAALQKHFEYDPADNLIGKLDQQPAAQQRQLLHYDATGRIIASQDSQHGQRETFAYDAAANLLDGPQTGAGLVVHNKLLTYQDKRYRYDAFGRMIEKRSATRGLQRFAYDAEGRLIEVRNDNASVVKMTYDPLGRRIEKTEHGSDGYPLGETRFTWDGLRLLQEHKHSQTSLYVYEDEGYQPLARVDGSGPLQKIRYYHNDLNGLPEQLTEADGHNVWQATYRVWGNTLEEVREPYYIEEQNLRFQGQYLDRETGLHFNTFRFYDPDVGRFTTPDPIGLVGGFNLYQYSPNPFGWVDPKGLACSAYRGKLNQKASQMRAMTKGSKEWKQAVIDSRTAMANGEKFQVKVNSSSDAKAFLKESQGNMNRYKAHTQSARADGVAKYPKGYEQHMAPEGGFGDTPHIKWYNNGGDGHIFYDIPN comes from the coding sequence ATGTCTGACGCGCTCTGGGCCGCCCGCATGGGCGACGCGCTCAACCACACCTCGATGATGGCCGACATTCTCGGCGGTGTGCTGGAGGTGGCGGCCAATATCGCGATCACTGCCCTGGCGACGGCTGCCGTGGTCGCGGCCACCGGTATCACCGTGGCCACCGGCGGGCTGGGTTGCTTCCTGCTTGGCGCAGTGGTGGGGACGGTCGTTGGCATCGCCATGAGCAAGACCGGCGCCGATGAAGGCCTGAGCGATATGTGCGAGGGCATTGGCAACGCGTTGTTTCCGCCCACGGTGCAGGCCAACATCCTCACCGGCTCCAAGGACACCTTCACCAACAATATCGCCTCGGCCCGCGCCGCCGGCGCCGTGATGTCGCATGTGGCGCCGGCCGGCACCGAGCTGGAGATGCTCGAGCCGGAAGAACAACCCGAGCCCAGTTACCTGGACATGGCCGGCAATTTCTTCTCGCAGATGTGGCGCCCCACCGTCGCCACGCCCGCCCCCGGCACCGAGACCCGGCCGGAAGACCTGGTGATCTGCACCAAGCACCCGCCGATGCCGCCGCAATTCATGGCCGAAGGCTCGGACAAGGTCACCATCAACGGCCAGCCCGCGGTGCGCAGCGGTGATCGCAGCACCTGCGATGCAACGGTGGTGTCAGCCGGGCTGATTTCCTCGAACGTGACCATTGGCGGCGGTTCGGTGGTGGTGCGTGAGATCCGCAGCGGCAAGACCCCGGGCGTGGGCCTGGCGGTCACCGCGTTGCTGATGCTCAAGGGTGGCAAGGGCAAGTTCTTCAGCAAACTGCCGTGCATGCTGGCCGGGGGCGCGGCGTCGATGGCGGTCAGCAGCGCCATGGGCGCGGCGGCCAATGCCGCCATGGGCTCGTCGAACCCGGTGCATGCCGCGACCGGGGCCAAGGTGCTGGGTCGCGATGAAGAGCTGGACTTCGTCTTGCCCGGCGTGCTGCCGATCGACTGGCAGCGCTTCTACAACAGCCGCGACGAACGCTCGGGCAGCCTGCTGGGTGCGGGCTGGAGCGTGCCCTATGAAGTGTGCGTCGAGAGCCGTCCGCACCCCGAAGGCGGCGAAACCCTGGTCTACACCGACGAACAGGCGCGGCTCATCGACATGGGCGCGATCCCGTTGGGCGGCGCGGTGTTCAGCCCCGGTGAAGGCCTCGCCGTGCGGCGCCACCTCAACGGGCAGATGCTGATCGAAAGCGATGACGGCCTGTATCGCCTGTTCGAACCCACGCCCGCCAACCCCTCACGGCTGCGCCTGAGCCAGCTCGGCGACCGCAACGACAACCGCATCTTCCTCGACTACGACGCCGCCGGACGCCTGATACGCCTGCGCGACACCTTCGATCAGGTGCACGTCGAGCTGATCCGCGAAGGCGAACACCTCAGCCGCCTGGAACGCCTCTACCCCGACCAACAGCGCGAAGTGCTGGTCAGCTACGCCTACGACGCGACGCACAACCTGAGCGAAGTGCGCGACGCCAGCGGCCAGGTGCAACGGCGCTTCAGCTACGACGCCGGCCAGCGCATGGTGGAACACCAACTGCCCACAGGGCTGCGTTGCTTCTACGAATGGGGGTTGATCGACGAGCTGGAATGGCGCGTGGTCCGCCACTGGACCGACGAGGGCGACGCCTACCAGTTCGACTATGACCTCAAGGCCGGCCTCACCCGCATCACCGACGGTTTGCAGCGGGTCAGCACGCGGCAGTGGAACAGCCAGCACCAGATCACCCGCTACAGCGACAACCTCGGCCAGACCTGGCTGTTCGAGTGGAACGACGAACGCCAGATGCTCAGCGCCACCGATCCGCAAGGCGGGCGCTATGCTTACAGCTACGATGAAGCTGGCAACCTGATCGGCGAAACCGATCCGTTGGGCCGCAGCGATTCGACGTTATGGCTGGAACACTGGGCCCTGCCGCTGGTAGACACCGACGCCGCTGGCCACAGCTGGAAATACCGCTACGATCAGCGCGGCAACTGCACCGCCGAAACCGATCCGCTGGGGCATGTCACCCGCTACCGCTACGACGCCCACGGCCAAGTAGTGGAAATCATCGACGCCAGCGGCAAAAGTAAAAAACTACGCTGGAATCCCTTCGGCCAATTGGTGGAACACATCGATTGCTCGGGCTACCCGACACGCTTCAGCTACGACCAACGCGGCTATTTACAGACCATCACCGACGCCCTCGGCGAGCGCACCCAGTTCAGCTACGACGCCCAGGGGCGTTTGCTCAGCAGCCAATTGCCGGACGGCCGCACCGAGCACTACCAACGCGACATCGCCGGGCAGTTGACTGGCTACACCGATCCCGCCGGGCACACCACGCTCTACCAACACAACCGCCGCGGCCAGGTCCGCCAGCGCACCGACGCCCATGGGCGGCAGGTGCAATTCGGCTACGACAGCTACGGGCGGCTGCAAACGCTGACCAACGAAAACGGCGAGCGTTATCGGTTCGCCTGGGATGCCGGCGATCGGCTAACCGAGCAGCAGGATCTGGACGGCAGCGCCAAGCGCTACGCCTACGATTTACTCGACAACGTCGCGGCGCTGACGGCGCTCCCCGCGCCCTACGGCACGGGCCTGGCAGTCATTCCCGAAGCGCCGCCAGCGCCCATCGTCCACCGCCTGGAACGCGACGCCGTGGGCCGACTGATCGCCAAGGTCACCGACGATGGCCGCACCGAATACACTTACGATGCGCTAGACCAGCTCACCGCCGTCACCTTCACCGATCTGCACGGCACCGCGCAAACCCTGGGTTTTGCCTACGACCCGCTCGGCCAGTTGCTCAGCGAACACAGCGCCACCGGCAGCCTGCAGCATCACTACGACGAACTCGGCAACCTCATCCAGAGCCAACTGCCCGACGGCCGCTGGCTCAATCGCCTGTACTACGGCAGCGGCCACCTGCACCAGATCAACCTCGACGGCCAGGTCATCAGCGACTTCGAACGCGACCGCCTGCACCGCGAAGTGCTGCGCACCCAGGGCCAGATCAGCACCCGCAGCGAATACGACCGCACCGGCCGCCTGCGCGCCCGCCAACGCCGCCACAGCAGCCAACCCGCGCTGATGCCGGCGGCGCTGCAAAAACACTTCGAGTACGACCCCGCCGACAACCTGATCGGCAAACTCGACCAACAGCCCGCCGCGCAACAGCGCCAACTGCTGCACTACGACGCCACCGGCCGCATCATCGCCAGCCAAGACAGCCAGCACGGCCAGCGCGAAACCTTCGCCTACGACGCCGCCGCCAACCTGCTCGACGGCCCGCAAACCGGTGCCGGGCTGGTGGTGCACAACAAACTGCTGACCTACCAGGACAAGCGCTACCGTTACGACGCCTTTGGCCGGATGATCGAAAAACGCAGCGCCACACGCGGCCTGCAACGCTTCGCCTACGACGCCGAAGGTCGCCTGATCGAAGTGCGCAACGACAACGCCAGCGTGGTCAAAATGACCTACGACCCATTGGGCCGGCGCATCGAAAAAACCGAACACGGCAGCGACGGTTATCCCCTCGGCGAAACCCGCTTCACCTGGGACGGCCTGCGCCTGCTGCAGGAACACAAACACAGCCAGACCAGCCTTTATGTTTACGAAGACGAAGGCTACCAACCCCTGGCCCGCGTCGACGGCAGCGGCCCGCTGCAAAAAATCCGCTACTACCACAACGACCTCAACGGCCTGCCGGAACAACTCACCGAAGCGGATGGACATAACGTTTGGCAAGCGACGTATCGGGTGTGGGGCAACACGCTGGAAGAAGTGCGCGAGCCGTATTACATCGAGGAGCAGAACCTAAGGTTTCAGGGCCAGTATCTGGACCGGGAGACGGGGCTGCACTTTAATACGTTTCGGTTTTATGATCCGGATGTGGGGCGGTTTACGACGCCGGATCCGATTGGGTTGGTAGGGGGATTTAACCTTTATCAATATTCGCCGAACCCTTTTGGGTGGGTCGACCCTAAAGGCTTGGCGTGCAGTGCTTATAGGGGAAAACTGAATCAAAAAGCATCCCAGATGCGTGCAATGACTAAGGGCTCAAAAGAGTGGAAACAAGCAGTCATAGATAGCCGGACAGCCATGGCCAATGGGGAAAAATTCCAGGTAAAAGTAAACTCAAGCTCAGACGCCAAGGCTTTCTTGAAAGAATCACAAGGCAATATGAACCGCTACAAAGCCCATACGCAAAGTGCTCGCGCTGATGGCGTAGCAAAGTATCCGAAGGGATATGAACAACACATGGCTCCAGAGGGCGGTTTTGGGGATACACCTCATATCAAGTGGTACAACAATGGAGGGGACGGTCATATATTCTATGACATTCCTAACTAA
- the ccoP gene encoding cytochrome-c oxidase, cbb3-type subunit III, whose protein sequence is MTTFWSLYVTVLSLGTIFALTWLLLSTRKGQRAEQTDETVGHSFDGIEEYDNPLPKWWFMLFVGTIVFALGYLALYPGLGNWKGLLPGYAYLDNEKQTPFANGQTGWTGVHEWEKEMARSEAKFGPIFAKFASMPIEEVAKDPQALKMGGRLFASNCSVCHGSDAKGAYGFPNLTDADWRWGGEPETIKASIMGGRHAVMPAWAEVIGEQGVADVSAFVLTQLDGRKLPEGAKADVANGEKLFAANCVACHGPAGKGTPAMGAPDLTHPGAFIYGSSFAQLQQTIRYGRQGQMPAQEHLQGNDKVHLLAAYVYSLSHGEQAPAANAE, encoded by the coding sequence ATGACTACGTTCTGGAGTCTGTACGTCACAGTCCTCAGTCTGGGTACCATTTTTGCCCTGACCTGGCTGCTGCTGTCGACCCGCAAGGGCCAGCGCGCCGAGCAAACGGACGAGACGGTTGGCCACTCGTTCGACGGGATCGAGGAATACGACAACCCGCTGCCAAAGTGGTGGTTCATGCTGTTCGTCGGCACCATCGTTTTCGCCCTGGGCTACCTGGCGTTGTACCCCGGCCTGGGCAACTGGAAAGGCTTGCTGCCGGGCTACGCCTACCTCGACAACGAAAAGCAAACCCCGTTCGCCAACGGCCAGACCGGCTGGACCGGCGTGCACGAGTGGGAAAAGGAAATGGCACGCTCGGAGGCCAAGTTCGGGCCGATCTTCGCCAAGTTCGCCTCCATGCCGATTGAAGAAGTGGCCAAGGATCCGCAAGCGTTGAAGATGGGCGGCCGTCTGTTCGCCTCCAACTGCTCGGTGTGCCACGGCTCCGACGCCAAGGGCGCTTATGGCTTTCCGAACCTGACCGACGCCGACTGGCGCTGGGGCGGCGAGCCGGAAACCATCAAGGCTTCGATCATGGGCGGCCGTCACGCGGTGATGCCAGCCTGGGCCGAAGTCATTGGCGAACAAGGCGTGGCCGACGTGTCCGCGTTCGTATTGACCCAGCTCGATGGCCGCAAGCTGCCGGAAGGCGCCAAGGCCGACGTGGCCAACGGCGAGAAACTCTTCGCCGCCAACTGCGTGGCGTGCCACGGCCCAGCCGGTAAAGGTACTCCAGCGATGGGCGCACCCGACCTGACTCATCCGGGCGCATTCATTTACGGCTCGAGCTTCGCGCAGTTGCAGCAGACCATCCGTTACGGCCGCCAGGGCCAGATGCCTGCGCAGGAACACCTGCAAGGCAACGACAAGGTGCACCTGCTGGCTGCCTACGTTTACAGCCTGTCCCATGGCGAGCAGGCTCCAGCGGCGAACGCCGAGTAA
- the ccoN gene encoding cytochrome-c oxidase, cbb3-type subunit I, producing MSTAISPTAYNYKVVRQFAIMTVVWGILGMGLGVFIASQLVWPELNFDLPWTTFGRLRPLHTNLVIFAFGGCALFATSYYVVQRTCQTRLISDGLAAFTFWGWQAVIIGAIITLPMGFTTTKEYAELEWPLAILLAIVWVTYGIVFFGTIVKRKTKHIYVGNWFYGAFIVVTAMLHIVNHASLPVSFFKSYSAYSGATDAMIQWWYGHNAVGFFLTTGFLGMMYYFVPKQAERPIYSYRLSIVHFWALITLYIWAGPHHLHYTALPDWAQSLGMAMSIVLLAPSWGGMINGMMTLSGAWHKLRTDPILRFLVVSLAFYGMSTFEGPMMAIKTVNSLSHYTDWTIGHVHAGALGWVAMISIGALYHMIPKLYGRAQMHSTSLINTHFWLATIGTVLYIASMWVNGITQGLMWRAINDDGTLTYSFVEALQASHPGFIVRAIGGAFFASGMLFMAYNVWRTVRASNSVEAEAAAKIAVVGAH from the coding sequence ATGAGCACAGCAATCAGTCCGACTGCTTATAACTATAAGGTAGTCCGCCAGTTCGCCATCATGACGGTGGTCTGGGGGATCCTTGGCATGGGGCTCGGAGTCTTCATCGCCTCGCAACTGGTCTGGCCGGAGTTGAACTTCGACTTGCCATGGACGACGTTTGGACGCCTACGCCCGCTGCACACCAACCTGGTGATTTTCGCCTTCGGCGGATGCGCACTGTTTGCCACTTCCTACTATGTCGTGCAGCGAACCTGCCAGACGCGACTGATTTCCGACGGTCTCGCCGCCTTCACCTTCTGGGGCTGGCAAGCGGTCATCATCGGCGCCATCATCACCCTGCCAATGGGCTTCACCACCACCAAGGAATACGCGGAATTGGAATGGCCCCTTGCCATCCTTCTGGCGATCGTCTGGGTGACCTATGGCATCGTGTTCTTCGGCACCATCGTCAAGCGCAAGACCAAGCACATCTACGTGGGCAACTGGTTCTACGGTGCGTTTATCGTCGTGACGGCGATGCTGCACATCGTCAACCACGCGTCGCTGCCCGTGAGTTTCTTCAAGTCCTACTCGGCCTACTCCGGGGCAACGGACGCGATGATCCAATGGTGGTACGGTCATAACGCCGTGGGTTTCTTCCTGACCACCGGCTTTTTGGGAATGATGTACTACTTCGTGCCGAAACAGGCCGAGCGTCCGATCTACTCCTATCGCCTGTCCATCGTGCACTTCTGGGCACTGATCACCCTGTATATCTGGGCCGGCCCGCACCACCTGCACTACACTGCATTGCCGGATTGGGCGCAGTCGTTGGGCATGGCGATGTCGATCGTGCTGCTGGCACCGAGCTGGGGCGGCATGATCAACGGCATGATGACCCTCTCGGGCGCCTGGCATAAGCTGCGCACCGACCCGATCCTGCGCTTCCTCGTGGTGTCCCTGGCGTTCTACGGCATGTCGACCTTTGAAGGTCCGATGATGGCGATCAAGACCGTCAACTCGTTGTCGCACTACACCGACTGGACCATCGGCCACGTACACGCCGGCGCCCTGGGCTGGGTCGCGATGATTTCCATCGGCGCGTTGTACCACATGATTCCCAAGCTCTACGGCCGTGCGCAGATGCACAGCACCAGCCTGATCAATACGCACTTCTGGCTGGCCACCATCGGTACCGTGCTCTACATCGCCTCGATGTGGGTCAACGGCATCACCCAGGGCCTGATGTGGCGTGCAATCAACGATGACGGCACCCTCACCTACTCCTTCGTCGAAGCGCTGCAAGCCAGCCACCCTGGTTTCATCGTCCGTGCCATCGGTGGTGCGTTCTTTGCCAGCGGCATGCTGTTCATGGCCTACAACGTCTGGCGCACCGTGCGTGCCTCCAACTCTGTAGAGGCCGAAGCCGCCGCCAAGATCGCCGTTGTGGGAGCGCACTGA
- the ccoO gene encoding cytochrome-c oxidase, cbb3-type subunit II: MKHEAVEKNIGLLAFFMVIAVSIGGLTQIVPLFFQDVTNKPVEGMKPRTALELEGRDIYIANGCVGCHSQMIRPFRAETERYGHYSVAGESVWDHPFLWGSKRTGPDLARVGGRYSDDWQRAHLYNPRNVVPESKMPAYPFLVENKLDGKDTAKKMQVLRTLGVPYTDEDIAGAEAAVKGKTEMDALVAYLQGLGTIIKSKR, encoded by the coding sequence ATGAAGCATGAAGCCGTAGAGAAGAATATCGGCCTGCTGGCCTTCTTCATGGTCATCGCCGTGAGTATCGGCGGCCTGACCCAGATCGTCCCGCTGTTTTTCCAGGACGTCACCAACAAGCCGGTGGAAGGCATGAAGCCGCGCACCGCCCTTGAACTGGAAGGCCGCGATATCTACATCGCCAACGGTTGTGTCGGCTGCCACTCGCAGATGATCCGTCCGTTCCGCGCCGAAACCGAACGCTACGGCCACTACTCGGTAGCCGGTGAAAGCGTATGGGATCACCCGTTCCTGTGGGGCTCCAAGCGCACCGGGCCGGACCTGGCGCGCGTCGGCGGGCGTTACTCCGATGACTGGCAGCGTGCGCACTTGTACAACCCGCGCAACGTGGTGCCCGAGTCGAAAATGCCGGCCTACCCGTTCCTCGTGGAAAACAAGCTCGACGGCAAAGACACGGCGAAGAAAATGCAAGTCTTGCGCACCCTGGGCGTGCCTTACACCGACGAAGACATCGCCGGTGCCGAGGCCGCTGTAAAGGGCAAGACCGAAATGGACGCGCTGGTGGCCTATCTGCAAGGCCTGGGCACCATCATCAAAAGCAAACGGTGA
- a CDS encoding cbb3-type cytochrome oxidase subunit 3 codes for MGLELDIGMIRGLGTLVVVLAFIGLSLWVFNAKRNPEFAEACLLPFADEPSPDIATPSDAQEEPVTRSIRP; via the coding sequence ATGGGACTTGAACTGGATATCGGAATGATCCGCGGCCTCGGCACACTGGTGGTGGTGCTTGCCTTCATCGGCCTGTCCCTGTGGGTGTTCAACGCCAAGCGCAACCCGGAGTTCGCCGAAGCCTGCCTGCTGCCATTTGCCGATGAACCGTCACCGGACATCGCCACCCCATCCGACGCTCAAGAAGAGCCTGTAACAAGGAGCATCCGGCCATGA
- the ccoO gene encoding cytochrome-c oxidase, cbb3-type subunit II, translating to MKHETIEKNVGLLMLLMVLAVSIGGLTQIVPLFFQDVTNKPVEGMKPYTALQLEGRDIYIREGCVQCHSQMIRPFRAETERYGHYSVAGESVWDHPFLWGSKRTGPDLARVGARYSDDWHRAHLYNPRNVVPESKMPAYPWLVTAQVDSSHTETKLKVMRTLGVPYTDADISGAVDSLKGKTEMDALVAYLQVLGTAIKSKR from the coding sequence ATGAAACACGAAACCATTGAAAAAAACGTCGGCCTGCTGATGCTGCTGATGGTGCTCGCCGTGAGCATCGGTGGCTTGACGCAGATCGTGCCGCTGTTCTTCCAGGACGTCACCAACAAGCCGGTGGAAGGCATGAAGCCTTACACCGCGCTGCAACTGGAAGGTCGCGACATTTACATCCGCGAAGGCTGCGTACAGTGCCACTCGCAAATGATCCGGCCGTTCCGCGCCGAGACCGAACGCTACGGTCACTACTCGGTCGCCGGGGAAAGCGTGTGGGATCACCCGTTCCTGTGGGGCTCCAAACGTACCGGGCCGGACCTGGCGCGCGTCGGCGCTCGCTACTCGGACGACTGGCATCGCGCGCACCTGTACAACCCGCGCAACGTAGTGCCGGAATCGAAGATGCCGGCCTATCCATGGCTGGTCACCGCCCAAGTCGACAGCAGCCACACCGAAACCAAGCTCAAGGTCATGCGGACCCTCGGCGTGCCGTACACCGACGCCGACATCAGTGGCGCAGTGGACAGCCTCAAGGGCAAGACCGAAATGGACGCGTTGGTCGCCTATCTGCAAGTGCTCGGCACTGCGATCAAGAGCAAGAGGTGA
- the ccoP gene encoding cytochrome-c oxidase, cbb3-type subunit III, which yields MTTFWSTWICVLTLGSLIGLTWLLFGTRRGETKGSADQTMGHAFDGIEEYDNPLPQWWFLLFVGTLVFAVGYLILYPGLGNWKGLLPGYEDGWTQTKEWDKEMARADAKFGPIFAKFSAMPVEEVAKDPQALKMGGRLFASNCSVCHGSDAKGAYGFPNLADSNWRWGGSAEAIKQSIMNGRHAAMPAWGEVLGEEGVKNVAAYVRHDLAKLPLPADSQVDLAAGQQAFATTCVACHGPEGHGVEAMGAPNLTQPAGFIYGTSLAQLQQTIRHGRQGQMPAQQALQGNDKVHLLAAYVYSLSHNADGATPESPGQ from the coding sequence ATGACTACCTTTTGGAGTACATGGATCTGTGTACTGACCCTCGGCAGCCTGATCGGCCTGACCTGGTTGCTTTTCGGCACCCGCCGGGGCGAGACCAAGGGCAGCGCCGACCAGACCATGGGCCACGCTTTCGACGGGATCGAGGAATACGATAATCCCCTGCCCCAATGGTGGTTCCTGTTGTTCGTCGGCACGCTGGTGTTTGCCGTCGGCTACTTGATCCTGTATCCGGGCCTGGGTAACTGGAAAGGCCTATTGCCAGGCTATGAAGACGGTTGGACTCAAACCAAGGAATGGGACAAGGAAATGGCCAGGGCTGACGCCAAGTTCGGGCCTATCTTCGCCAAATTTTCAGCCATGCCCGTAGAAGAAGTGGCTAAAGACCCGCAAGCCTTGAAAATGGGCGGCCGTCTGTTTGCCTCCAACTGTTCGGTGTGCCACGGCTCGGATGCCAAGGGCGCCTACGGCTTTCCGAATCTGGCGGACAGCAACTGGCGCTGGGGCGGTTCGGCCGAAGCGATCAAGCAGAGCATCATGAACGGTCGCCATGCCGCAATGCCGGCCTGGGGTGAAGTGCTGGGTGAAGAGGGCGTCAAGAACGTCGCCGCTTATGTGCGTCACGACCTGGCCAAGTTACCGCTGCCAGCTGACAGCCAGGTCGACCTGGCGGCCGGGCAGCAAGCGTTCGCCACCACATGTGTTGCGTGCCACGGTCCTGAAGGTCATGGTGTCGAAGCCATGGGCGCGCCGAACCTGACGCAGCCTGCCGGTTTTATCTACGGCACCAGCCTGGCGCAGTTGCAACAAACCATCCGCCACGGGCGCCAGGGCCAGATGCCGGCCCAGCAGGCGCTGCAAGGCAATGACAAGGTTCACCTGCTGGCGGCCTACGTCTACAGTCTGTCCCACAACGCTGATGGCGCAACGCCTGAAAGCCCCGGGCAATAA
- a CDS encoding type II toxin-antitoxin system Phd/YefM family antitoxin: MSITTISSREFNHDTSGAKKASRQGPVIITDRGKPAHVLLSIEEYQKLTGIGASLVELLVMPDASDIDFETERAVITPRPVDLS; encoded by the coding sequence ATGTCCATCACCACCATTTCCAGCCGCGAATTCAACCACGACACAAGTGGTGCCAAAAAAGCCTCCCGCCAGGGGCCGGTCATCATCACCGACCGTGGCAAGCCGGCCCATGTGCTGCTAAGTATTGAGGAGTACCAGAAACTGACCGGCATCGGCGCAAGCCTTGTCGAGTTGCTGGTCATGCCCGATGCGTCGGATATCGATTTCGAGACCGAACGCGCCGTCATCACTCCCCGGCCGGTGGACCTGTCCTGA
- a CDS encoding type II toxin-antitoxin system VapC family toxin: MFLLDTNVISELRKPQADKHVQAWARSVPASNLYVSAITVLELETGVLRFERKDPLQGGRLRAWLDNHVLPAFAGRILAVDRAVALRCAHLHVADRSNQCDALIAATALVHGLTVVTRNVTDFQNSGVALLNPWSS; this comes from the coding sequence ATGTTTTTGCTCGACACCAACGTCATCTCGGAATTGCGCAAACCCCAGGCCGATAAACACGTACAGGCTTGGGCACGTAGCGTGCCCGCCTCCAATCTGTATGTCTCGGCAATTACCGTATTGGAACTGGAAACCGGTGTGTTGCGGTTCGAACGCAAGGATCCGCTACAAGGCGGCCGCCTGCGGGCATGGCTGGATAACCATGTCCTGCCGGCGTTTGCGGGCAGAATCCTGGCGGTCGACCGCGCCGTCGCGTTGCGTTGCGCTCACCTGCACGTAGCGGATCGCAGCAATCAATGCGATGCACTGATTGCCGCCACCGCGCTGGTCCATGGATTGACCGTGGTCACCCGCAACGTGACGGACTTCCAAAACAGTGGCGTGGCGCTGCTCAATCCGTGGTCAAGCTAA